A window of Fusarium oxysporum Fo47 chromosome II, complete sequence genomic DNA:
ATTTCGACAGCGAAGGCCACGCAGCTTCGGTGTCCGCTTCTGGATCGGTTTCTAGTTCTGTTTCTGTATCTGGCTCTGATGATGACCGGAGATCTATTGCTGCGACTGGCATGACGCAGTTTATACAGATGGTGCGGTTGACGCAGATTCTATCCGTTGTCTACTCCAACTTTTACACAGCGCGGACCTGTCGTGAGCAAGATACCGTTATTCTCTGGGAAAAAGCCCGACCGCTGTTCGAGATGTTGACGAATTGGTACCATAGCATTCCGCCGACACTGCAGATGAACGTTATTTACCAGCGCAAACTGTGCTTCCACGGATACCTGCACTTCTCCTACTACGGCGTCGTAATGACCCTGCTGCGCCGCTTAATACGCTCTACAGCACTCTCACCGCGGTGTTCGGACGATCGAGTCCTCTCCAGCATTCGACAGATTGCGCTTCAGACAGCTCAGAGCGCCATATCTTTTGTTATAAGCTTGCGACCTGACCATCTCGAGGCGTTTTGGTACTTCACGTCACCCTACCTCTTCTCGCTCCTCGGCTCCTTCACCACATTACTTCTCGTCACTTCGTTATCATCGCAGGAGCGACATTTCTGGCAGGAAACCCTGAATTCGTATCTTTGGAACCTTCGCATGATGAGCAAAAGCCACCAACCGATGCAATATGCAGTTAATCGACTGGAGGGGGCTATATTGCGCGGCCTGGAGCATTCTCTTGCGGTAAATTTGAACGAGCCGCTTAATGATAAAGTTAGCCCCATGATGGGCAATTATGGTGCTGATGTTTATGAATATACTGATTTCGGCGACTGGGACCTCGCTGCCGGCGCGTCGGGGCCTTATGATCTTCTCAGCGGTTTGGTCATTCAACCAAATCCTATGATGCCGCAGAGAGATCTTGGATGAAGGGGCCGCGAATGGGAGGAATGCGGCGGAAAGGTTAATAGAAGAAATTAGTCAGCATCTTCGAGGCCATTGTCAGACTCAACTGAGCTGTCCTTGTAACCCCTCGAATGCCGCATATTAATATCAACTAAATCAACCATACCATCTTCCACAAACCATCCCAATCTGCGCACACCGTCACGCTCGCCGCTTGCCCAGTTGGGCGGTATAGGTAGTCGGAAACTCAGCGCTCGTCCTCCGCAGAATACCTCCACGAGCTGACCCCTCAAAAAGAGGAAGACTCCATCGACGAGACTGACGTTATCGTGTCGTACTAATTCGGGACCGTCGACAGGTCGGGGGATATAAACACGGTACTGATCTGCCCAGAAATCGTCGAGGGGTGGAAAGTCGGTCATGAGGGCGACGGAGAAGAAGCCGTTTCCCTGCGAGTTAAACTGGAGACGATGACCTTTACCTGCGCTGTCGGTCTGGAGCATGACGCCAAAAGTATGGGCATCACAAGCTGCGACTTTGAAGTCTACCATGAGATCCTTCTTCCACTCCGCAGAGCCCAGCTCAGGGAAATGAGTCGCTGTTGTGCCGAGGGAGCAGAGATATAAGCTTGGAGCAGCATTGCTAGGCGAAACAGGCTTTGAGCATCGCCATATGTAACTTCTAAACTCTTGAGAAGCATCAATGCGCAGGCAGGCGTTTGTGTCCGCCCACATAACTCTAGTGACACCAAGATCACCTCCCCAAAgccacttcttctcatcgtccGCGTAGTCTCCAATCCAGCCAAAGGTGATTCTCTTGTCGGGATCTCCCGCTTTAGGGCATGACTTGGCTGCGTACCAACGGCGCCCGTCGAGTCGGCCATGAGATCCATCCCTTGGCACGCGGAATGGTCCGTATGGTGTGTCAGCGATGCGATATACTGTTCCTGCATTCGGAGCGTGGAAGCGCGAGTACACAAGATACCACTTTCCGTTGGGCAGTGTGAAGATCTCTGGACATTCGGGACAGAAGACGTCGTTGGGGGCGTATAGAGGTTCAGGCGCAACGGTCCAGGCCTCGAGATCCGGGGATGTTAACAATGCGATGCATCCGCGACTCCAATACGGGCCATTGGCCAGTCGAGTAGCTACAAGCATCCAATATCGACCTTCGGCGCGGTTATAAAAGACAAAGGGATCTCGAAAGTCAATGTCCTCATACTTATCGAGTCCTTGGGGATGA
This region includes:
- a CDS encoding glycosyl hydrolase → MRSILPVPTPPPESCPYSRESNYQASADVIPLLIDDTYHVFHLSTPPATKHHPERLRATWSRLRSTNLIEWERDPEPVLSPGESSSDPDADGAWTGCTVLDLDQNMNIFYTGYNLSQNGRQTILRAKAKDLHGARFEKDATPVTIHPQGLDKYEDIDFRDPFVFYNRAEGRYWMLVATRLANGPYWSRGCIALLTSPDLEAWTVAPEPLYAPNDVFCPECPEIFTLPNGKWYLVYSRFHAPNAGTVYRIADTPYGPFRVPRDGSHGRLDGRRWYAAKSCPKAGDPDKRITFGWIGDYADDEKKWLWGGDLGVTRVMWADTNACLRIDASQEFRSYIWRCSKPVSPSNAAPSLYLCSLGTTATHFPELGSAEWKKDLMVDFKVAACDAHTFGVMLQTDSAGKGHRLQFNSQGNGFFSVALMTDFPPLDDFWADQYRVYIPRPVDGPELVRHDNVSLVDGVFLFLRGQLVEVFCGGRALSFRLPIPPNWASGERDGVRRLGC